A window from Macaca fascicularis isolate 582-1 chromosome 20, T2T-MFA8v1.1 encodes these proteins:
- the SRRM2 gene encoding serine/arginine repetitive matrix protein 2 isoform X2, which produces MYNGIGLPTPRGSGTNGYVQRNLSLVRGRRGERPDYKGEEELRRLEAALVKRPNPDILDHERKRRVELRCLELEEMMEEQGYEEQQIQEKVATFRLMLLEKDVNPGGKEETPGQRPAVTETHQLAELNEKKNERLRAAFGISDSYVDGSSFDPQRRAREAKQPAPEPPKPYSLVRESSSSRSPTPKQKKKKKKKDRGRSESSSPRRERKKSSKKKKHRSESESKKRKHRSPTPKSKRKSKDKKRKRSRSTTPAPKSRRAHRSTSADSASSSDTSRSRSRSAAAKTHTTALTGRSPSPASGRRGEGDAPFSEPGTTNTQRPSSPEPATKQPSSPYEDKDKDKKEKSAARPSPSPERSSTGPEPPAPTPLLAERHGGSPQPLATTPLSQEPVNPPSEASPTRGRSPPKSPEKLPQSSSSESSPPSPQPTKVSRHASSSPESPKPAPAPGSHREISSSPTSKNRSHGRAKRDKSHSHTPSRRTGRSRSPATAKRGRSRSRTPTKRGHSRSRSPQWRRSRSAQRWGRSRSPQRRGRSRSPQRPGWSRSRNTQRRGRSRSARRGRSHSRSPATRGRSRSRTPARRGRSRSRTPARRRSRSRTPTRRRSRSRTPARRGRSRSRTPARRRSRTRSPVRRRSRSRSPARRSGRSRSRTPARRGRSRSRTPARRGRSRSRTPARRSGRSRSRTPARRGRSRSRTPRRGRSRSRSLVRRGRSHSRSPQRRGRSGSSSDRKNKSRTSQRRSRSNSSPEMKKSRISSRRSRSLSSPRSKAKSRLSLRRSLSGSSPCPKQKSQTPPRRSRSGSSQPKAKSRTPPRRSRSSSSPPPKQKSKTPSRRSHSSSSPHSKVKSGTPPRQGSITSPQANEQSVTPQRRSCFESSPDPELKSRTPSRHSCSGSSPPRVKSSTPPRQSPSRSSSPQPKVKAVISPRQRSHSGSSSPSPSRVTSRTTPRRSRSVSPCSNVESRLLPRYSHSRSSSPDTKVKPETPPRQSHSGSISPHPKVKAQTPPGPSLSRSKSPCPQEKSKDSLVQSCPGSFSLCAGVKSSTPPGESYFGLSSLQLKGQSQTSPDHRSDTSSPEVRQSHSESPSLQSKSQTSPKGGQSRSSSPITELASRSPIRQDRGELSASPTLKSGMSPELSRFQSDSSSHPTVDSNSFLGQSRLETSESKEKMALLPQEDATASPPRQRDKFSPFPVQDRPESSLVFKDAPRTPSRDRSGTGSSPETKEQNSALPTSSQDEELMEVVEKSEEPTSQVLSHLSSELKEMSASNFESSPEVEERPAVSLTLDQSQSQASLEAVEIPAVASSWGGPHFSPEHKELSNSPLRENSFESSLEFRNSGPLGTEMNTGFSSEVKEDLNGPFLNQLETDPSLDMKEQSTRSSRRSSSELSPDAVEKAGMSSNQSVSSPVLDAVPRTPSRERSSSASSPEMKDGLPRTPSRRSRSGSSPGLRDGSGTPSRHSLSGSSPGMKDIPRTPSRGRSECDSSPEPKALPQTPRPRSRSPSSPELNNKCLTPQRERSGSESSVDQKTVARTPLGQRSRSGSSQELDVKPSASPQERSESDSSPDSKAKTRTPLRQRSRSGSSPEVDSKSRPSPRRSRSGSSPEVKDKPRAAPRAQSASDSSPEPKAPAPRALPRRSRSGSSSKGRGPSPEGSSSTESSPEHPPKSRTARRGSRSSPEPKTKSRTPPRRRSSRSSPELTRKARLSRRSRSASSSPETRSRTPPRRRRSPSVSSPEPVEKSRSSRRRRSASSPRTKTTSRRGRSPSPKPRGLQRSRSRSRREKTRTTRRRDRSGSSQSTSRRRQRSRSRSRVTRRRRGGSGYHSRSPARQESSRTSSRRRRGRSRTPPTSRKRSRSRTSPAPWKRSRSRASPATHRRSRSRTPLISRRRSRSRTSPVSRRRSRSRTSVTRRRSRSRASPVSRRRSRSRTPPVTRRRSRSRTPTTRRRSRSRTPPVTRRRSRSRTPPVTRRRSRSRTSPITRRRSRSRTSPVTRRRSRSRTSPVTRRRSRSRTSPVTRRRSRSRTPPAIRRRSRSRTPLLPRKRSRSRSPLAIRRRSRSRTPRAARGKRSLTRSPPAIRRRSASGSSSDRSRSATPPATRNHSGSRTPPVALNSSRMSCFSRPSMSPTPLDRCRSPGMLEPLGSSRTPMSVLQQAGGSMMDGPGPRIPDHQRTSVPENHAQSRIALALTAISLGTARPPPSMSAAGLAARMSQVPAPVPLMSLRTAPAANLASRIPAASAAAMNLASARTPAIPTAVNLADTRTPAAAAAMNLASPRTAVAPSAVNLADPRTPTAPAVNLAGARTPAALAALSLTGSGTPPTAANYPSSSRTPQAPASANLVGPRSAHATAPVNIAGSRTAAALAPASLTSARMAPTLSGANLTSPRVPLSAYERVSGRTSPPLLDRARSRTPPSAPSQSRMTSERAPSPSSRMGQAPSQSLLPPAQDQPRSPVPSAFSDQSRSLIAQTTPVAGSQSLSSGAVATTTSSAGDHNGMLSVPAPGVPHSDVGEPPASTGAQQPSVLAALQPAKERRSSSSSSSSSSSSSSSSSSSSSSSSSGSSSSDSEGSSLPVQPEVALKRVPSPTPAPKEAVREGRPPEPTPAKRKRRSSSSSSSSSSSSSSSSSSSSSSSSSSSSSSSSSSSSSSSSSSPSPAKPGPQALPKPASPKKPPPGERSLLPVSPPPRHSLPHVARGTFLKRTSGYFPPLHKSFGTPCGLQDKAPPLREWRVRLFTNGPCPPCVLLLPAPTHALCSSHTQRLAV; this is translated from the exons ATGTACAACGGGATCGGGCTGCCGACGCCCCGGGGCAGCGGCACCAACGGCTACGTCCAGCGCAACCTGTCCCTGGTGCGGGGCCGCCGGGGTGAGCGGCCTGACTACAAGGGAGAGGAGGAACTGCGGCGCCTGGAGGCTGCCCTGGTGAAGCGGCCTAATCCTGACATCCTGGACCACGAGCGCAAGCGGCGCGTCGAGCTGCGATGCCTCGAGCTGGAGGAGATGATGGAAGAGCAGGG GTACGAGGAACAGCAAATTCAGGAGAAAGTGGCGACCTTTCGACTCATGTTGCTGGAGAAGGATGTGAACCCTGGGGGCAAGGAGGAGACCCCAGGGCAGAGGCCAGC GGTCACGGAGACTCACCAGTTGGCAGAATTGAATGAGAAGAAGAATGAAAGACTCCGTGCTGCCTTTGGCATCAGTGATTCTTACGTAGATGGCAGCTCTTTTGATCCTCAGCGTCGTGCCCGAGAAGCTAAACAACCggctcctgagcctcccaaaccTTACAG CCTTGTTCGGGAGTCTAGCAGTTCTCGCTCACCAACCCcaaagcagaagaagaagaaaaagaagaaagatagagGACG GTCAGAGAGCAGCTCTCCTCGacgggagagaaagaaaagttcaaAGAAGAAGAAGCACAG GTCAGAATCCGAGTCCAAGAAGCGTAAGCATAG GTCTCCCACTCCAAAGAGCAAACGTAAATCTAAGGACAAAAAGCGAAAGCG GTCTCGAAGTACAACACCAGCCCCCAAGAGCCGCCGGGCCCACCGTTCAACTTCTGCTGACTCTGCTTCCTCCTCTGATACTTCCCGCAGTCG GTCTCGAAGTGCTGCAGCTAAAACTCATACAACTGCCTTGACTGGGCGAAGTCCTTCCCCTGCTTCAGGGCGACGAGGGGAGGGAGATGCACCTTTCAGTGAACCAGGTACTACCAACACACAACGGCCTAGTAGCCCGGAGCCTGCTACAAAACAGCCTAGCAGCCCTTATGAAGACAAAGATAAAGACAAGAAGGAG AAATCTGCAGCTCGACCTAGCCCCTCTCCGGAAAGGAGCAGCACAGGCCCAGAACCACCTGCTCCCACTCCGCTCCTTGCTGAGCGACATGGCGGCTCCCCACAACCACTTGCAACAACCCCCTTAAGCCAAGAGCCAGTGAACCCCCCATCTGAGGCCTCTCCCACTCGGGGCCGTTCACCACCTAAGTCTCCTGAGAAACTTCCCCAGTCTTCTTCCTCAGAGAGCAGCCCACCATCCCCTCAACCTACCAAAGTTTCTCGGCATGCCAGCTCTTCCCCAGAAAGTCCTAAACCTGCTCCAGCTCCGGGGTCCCACCGAGAGATTTCTTCTTCTCCCACATCCAAGAATCGCTCACATGGCCGAGCAAAACGGGATAAATCACATTCTCATACCCCTTCCCGTAGGACGGGGAGGTCCCGTAGCCCTGCCACCGCTAAGAGAGGGCGATCTCGGTCTCGAACCCCTACAAAGAGAGGTCATTCTCGATCCCGATCTCCCCAGTGGCGTAGGTCCAGGTCTGCACAGAGGTGGGGAAGATCTAGAAGCCCCCAGCGACGTGGCCGCTCTAGGTCTCCTCAgcgaccaggctggtctaggaGCAGAAATACCCAGAGAAGAGGCAGGTCTAGGTCAGCAAGGCGAGGGAGGTCCCACTCTAGATCCCCAGCCACTCGGGGCAGATCTCGTTCTAGAACACCAGCCCGGCGGGGCAGGTCACGCTCTAGAACACCTGCCAGGCGGAGATCACGATCCAGAACACCTACCAGGCGTAGGTCTCGGTCTAGAACACCAGCCCGGAGGGGCAGGTCTCGGTCTAGAACACCTGCTAGGCGCAGATCTAGGACCCGATCGCCAGTACGACGGAGGTCTCGTAGTAGATCACCAGCCAGGAGAAGTGGCAGGTCACGCTCCAGAACCCCAGCTAGACGTGGCCGCTCACGCTCCAGAACCCCAGCCAGACGTGGCCGCTCACGCTCTAGAACCCCAGCTAGACGCAGTGGTCGCTCACGCTCCAGAACACCAGCCAGGAGAGGGAGGTCTCGATCTAGGACACCAAGACGAGGAAGATCCCGCAGTAGAAGCTTAGTTAGACGTGGAAGATCTCACTCTAGATCACCTCAAAGAAGAGGCAGGTCTGGCTCATCTTCAGACCGGAAGAACAAATCCAGAACATCTCAGAGAAGAAGCAGGTCCAATTCAAGCccagaaatgaagaaatcacGCATTTCTTCAAGGCGGAGCAGATCTCTGTCTTCACCACGGTCCAAAGCAAAATCTCGTTTGTCTTTGAGGCGCAGCCTTTCAGGATCTTCCCCATGCCCTAAACAAAAGTCACAGACGCCACCCAGGCGCAGTCGCTCTGGATCCTCCCAACCTAAAGCTAAATCTAGAACGCCACCTAGACGCAGTCGCTCCAGTTCTTCTCCGCCACCTAAACAGAAATCTAAAACACCATCAAGACGAAGTCATTCCAGTTCGTCTCCTCATTCTAAAGTGAAATCTGGAACACCACCAAGGCAAGGGTCCATAACAAGTCCCCAGGCCAATGAGCAATCTGTAACGCCACAAAGACGGAGCTGTTTTGAATCATCACCTGACCCTGAGTTGAAATCTAGGACCCCTTCGAGACATAGTTGCTCAGGGTCCTCTCCTCCTAGAGTGAAATCTAGCACACCTCCCAGACAGAGCCCATCTAGGTCATCATCTCCACAACCCAAAGTGAAGGCGGTAATATCACCAAGGCAAAGAAGCCATTCTGGCTCCTCTTCTCCAAGTCCTAGTAGGGTGACATCGAGAACAACTCCACGGCGAAGCAGATCAGTATCTCCCTGCTCCAACGTGGAATCCAGATTGTTGCCAAGATACAGTCATTCTAGGTCCTCCTCACCAGATACCAAAGTGAAACCTGAAACACCGCCAAGACAAAGTCACTCAGGGTCTATTTCACCACACCCCAAAGTAAAGGCCCAAACTCCACCAGGGCCAAGTCTTTCTAGATCAAAGTCGCCATGTCCCCAAGAGAAGTCTAAAGACTCACTAGTTCAGAGTTGCCCTGGATCCTTCTCTCTGTGTGCAGGAGTAAAATCTAGCACACCACCAGGTGAGAGCTATTTTGGACTCTCATCTCTGCAACTGAAAGGACAATCTCAAACTTCACCAGACCACAGATCTGATACTTCAAGTCCAGAAGTGAGACAGAGTCACTCAGAATCACCATCTCTGCAGAGCAAATCTCAAACATCGCCTAAGGGAGGTCAGTCCAGGTCTTCATCTCCAATCACTGAGCTGGCATCCAGATCTCCAATAAGACAAGATAGAGGTGAGTTGTCAGCGAGTCCTACATTGAAATCCGGAATGTCTCCTGAGCTGAGCAGGTTCCAGTCTGACTCTTCTTCACATCCTACAGTGGACTCGAATTCTTTCTTGGGGCAGAGTAGATTGGAGACTTctgaatcaaaagagaaaatggcCTTACTCCCTCAGGAGGATGCTACTGCATCACCTCCTAGACAAAGAGACAAATTTAGTCCCTTTCCAGTACAGGATAGACCTGAGTCTTCACTAGTGTTCAAAGACGCACCTAGAACCCCGTCAAGGGACAGAAGTGGTACTGGGTCATCTCCAGAAACAAAAGAGCAAAATAGTGCATTGCCTACATCAAGCCAAGATGAAGAGTTAATGGAGGTGGTAGAGAAGTCTGAAGAACCCACAAGCCAAGTCCTGTCTCATTTGTCTTCAGAACTTAAAGAAATGTCTGCAAGTAACTTTGAATCATCTCCTGAAGTAGAAGAAAGGCCTGCTGTGTCTTTGACGCTTGATCAGAGCCAGTCACAGGCTTCTTTGGAAGCAGTAGAAATTCCTGCAGTAGCCTCATCTTGGGGTGGGCCACATTTTTCTCCAGAACATAAGGAACTGTCTAACTCCCCACTCAGGGAGAACAGCTTTGAATCATCTTTAGAATTTAGAAACTCAGGCCCACTTGGTACAGAAATGAATACTGGATTTTCTTCTGAGGTTAAAGAAGATTTGAATGGACCTTTTCTTAATCAGCTGGAAACAGATCCATCTCTAGACATGAAAGAACAATCGACAAGATCCTCTAGACGCAGCAGTTCTGAGTTATCCCCAGATGCAGTGGAAAAGGCAGGGATGTCTTCAAATCAGAGCGTCTCTTCACCTGTGCTTGATGCTGTACCGAGAACACCCTCGAGAGAAAGAAGTAGTTCTGCATCTTCTCCTGAAATGAAAGATGGTTTACCCAGAACTCCATCAAGGAGAAGCAGGTCTGGGTCTTCTCCAGGACTTAGAGATGGGTCTGGGACTCCCTCGAGGCACAGCCTGTCCGGGTCCTCTCCTGGAATGAAAGATATACCTAGAACACCATCCAGAGGGAGAAGCGAATGTGATTCTTCGCCAGAACCGAAAGCTTTGCCTCAGACTCCTAGGCCAAGGAGTCGTTCTCCATCATCCCCAGAGCTCAACAACAAGTGTCTTACCCCCCAGAGAGAAAGAAGTGGGTCAGAATCATCAGTTGATCAGAAAACTGTGGCTCGGACTCCCTTGGGGCAGAGAAGTCGTTCGGGATCCTCTCAAGAACTTGATGTGAAACCCAGTGCATCCCCTCAGGAAAGAAGTGAGTCAGACTCTTCTCCAGATTCTAAAGCCAAGACTCGAACCCCACTTCGGCAGAGGAGTCGCTCTGGATCATCTCCAGAGGTTGACAGCAAATCTCGACCTTCTCCTCGGCGCAGTAGGTCTGGTTCCTCCCCTGAAGTGAAAGATAAGCCAAGAGCAGCACCCAGGGCACAGAGTGCTTCTGATTCCTCTCCTGAACCTAAAGCTCCAGCCCCTCGGGCCCTTCCCAGACGAAGCAGATCAGGTTCATCAAGCAAAGGTAGAGGCCCTtctcctgaaggaagcagcagTACCGAGTCCTCTCCTGAACATCCGCCCAAATCCAGAACTGCTCGCAGAGGTTCCAGGTCATCACCAGAGCCCAAGACCAAGTCTCGTACACCACCTCGACGTCGCAGCTCTCGATCATCTCCTGAGCTAACGAGGAAGGCCAGACTCTCCCGTAGAAGCCGTTCTGCCTCATCCTCACCAGAAACTCGCTCTAGAACTCCCCCAAGGCGCCGGAGAAGTCCTTCAGTGTCTTCCCCGGAGCCAGTCGAAAAGTCAAGGTCTTCACGCCGACGGCGCTCAGCTTCATCTCCACGCACTAAGACAACCTCAAGGAGAGGCCGCTCTCCTTCACCAAAGCCTCGTGGACTGCAGAGGTCCCGTTCCCGCTCAAGGAGAGAGAAAACCAGAACAACCCGACGTCGAGATAGGTCTGGATCTTCTCAGTCAACCTCTCGGCGAAGACAGCGGAGCCGGTCAAGGTCACGGGTTACTCGGCGACGGAGGGGAGGCTCTGGTTATCACTCAAGGTCCCCTGCCCGGCAGGAAAGTTCCCGGACCTCCTCTCGACGCCGAAGAGGCCGCTCTCGGACACCCCCAACGAGTCGGAAGCGTTCTCGCTCACGGACATCACCAGCCCCATGGAAACGCTCTAGATCTCGAGCCTCTCCAGCCACTCACCGGCGATCCAGGTCCAGAACCCCCCTGATAAGCCGACGTAGGTCCAGGTCTCGAACTTCACCAGTCAGCCGGAGACGGTCAAGGTCCAGGACTTCAGTGACTCGACGAAGATCCCGGTCAAGAGCATCCCCAGTGAGCAGAAGGCGATCCAGATCCAGAACACCACCAGTAACCCGTCGTCGTTCAAGGTCCAGAACACCAACAACACGCCGGCGCTCCCGTTCTAGAACTCCACCAGTGACACGCAGAAGGTCCAGATCTAGGACTCCACCAGTAACCAGGAGGCGATCTCGAAGCAGAACTTCACCTATCACTCGCAGAAGATCAAGATCCAGAACATCGCCGGTCACCCGAAGGAGGTCTCGATCTCGCACATCTCCAGTAACTCGAAGAAGGTCCCGCTCTCGAACCTCACCAGTGACACGCCGCCGCTCTAGGTCCCGGACACCTCCAGCTATTCGGCGCCGCTCTAGGTCTCGAACGCCACTGTTGCCACGCAAACGTTCTCGAAGTCGCTCACCACTTGCTATCCGGCGCCGCTCCAGATCCCGTACTCCACGAGCAGCTCGGGGCAAACGGTCCTTAACAAGATCTCCTCCAGCCATCCGCAGGCGTTCAGCATCTGGAAGTAGTTCTGATCGTTCACGATCTGCTACTCCTCCAGCAACAAGAAATCATTCTGGTTCGCGGACACCTCCAGTAGCACTCAACAGCTCCAGAATGAGCTGCTTTAGTCGTCCTAGCATGTCCCCAACACCTCTTGACCGCTGCAGATCACCTGGAATGCTTGAACCCCTTGGCAGCTCTAGAACACCCATGTCTGTCCTGCAGCAAGCCGGTGGCTCCATGATGGATGGTCCAGGTCCCCGAATACCTGACCACCAGAGAACATCTGTGCCAGAAAATCATGCTCAGTCCAGGATTGCACTTGCCCTGACCGCTATCAGTCTTGGCACTGCTCGGCCTCCTCCGTCCATGTCTGCTGCTGGCCTTGCTGCAAGAATGTCCCAGGTTCCAGCCCCGGTGCCTCTCATGAGTCTCAGAACCGCTCCAGCAGCCAACCTTGCCAGCAGGATTCCTGCAGCCTCTGCGGCAGCCATGAACCTAGCCAGCGCCAGGACACCTGCCATCCCAACAGCAGTGAACCTGGCTGACACTCGAACGCCAGCTGCAGCAGCGGCCATGAACTTGGCCAGCCCCAGAACAGCGGTGGCACCTTCGGCTGTGAACCTGGCTGACCCTCGCACTCCCACAGCCCCAGCTGTGAACCTAGCAGGGGCCAGAACCCCAGCTGCCTTGGCAGCTCTGAGTCTCACAGGCTCTGGCACCCCACCAACTGCTGCAAACTATCCCTCCAGCTCCAGAACACCACAGGCTCCAGCCTCTGCAAACCTGGTGGGTCCTCGGTCTGCACATGCCACAGCTCCTGTGAATATTGCCGGCTCCAGAACCGCTGCAGCCTTGGCCCCCGCGAGCCTCACCAGTGCTAGGATGGCTCCAACATTGTCTGGTGCAAACCTCACCAGCCCCAGGGTGCCCCTCTCTGCCTATGAGCGTGTCAGTGGCAGAACCTCACCACCGCTCCTTGACCGAGCCAGGTCCAGAACACCACCGTCTGCCCCAAGCCAGTCTAGAATGACCTCTGAACGggctccctccccttcctctagAATGGGCCAGGCTCCTTCACAGTCTCTTCTCCCTCCAGCACAGGATCAGCCGAGGTCTCCTGTGCCTTCTGCTTTTTCAGACCAGTCCCGTTCTTTGATTGCCCAGACCACCCCCGTAGCAGGGTCTCAGTCCCTTTCCTCTGGGGCGGTGGCAACGACCACGTCCTCCGCTGGTGACCACAATGGCATGCTCTCTGTCCCTGCCCCCGGGGTGCCCCACTCTGATGTGGGGGAGCCACCTGCCTCTACTGGGGCCCAGCAGCCGTCTGTATTAGCCGCCCTGCAGCCAGCAAAGGAGCGGCggagttcctcctcctcctcctcgtcctctagctcttcttcctcctcctcatcgtcgtcgtcgtcgtcttCCTCCTCTGGCTCCAGTTCTAGCGACTCGGAGGGCTCTAGCCTTCCTGTGCAACCTGAGGTGGCACTAAAGAG ggtccccagccccaccccagccccaaaGGAGGCTGTTAGAGAGGGACGTCCTCCGGAGCCAACCCCAGCCAAACGGAAGAGGCGCTCTAGCAGTTCCAGTTCcagctcctcctcttcatcttcctcctcctcctcctcctcctcttcttcctcctcctcttcttcctcttcctcttcctcctcctcttcctcttcctcctcctcttcctcgcCTTCCCCTGCTAAGCCTGGCCCTCAGGCCTTGCCCAAACCTGCAAGCCCCAAGAAGCCACCCCCTGGCGAGCGGAG cctcctccctgtctccccGCCTCCACGCCATTCTCTTCCACATGTAGCCAGAGGGACCTTTCTAAAACGCACATCTGGCTACTTCCCTCCACTCCACAAATCCTTCGGGACGCCCTGTGGCCTGCAGGACAAAGCCCCACCTCTGCGGGAGTGGCGTGTGAGGCTCTTCACCAACGGGCCTTGCCCGCCCTGTGTTCTCCTCCTGCCCGCCCCCACACATGCCCTGTGCTCCAGCCACACCCAGCGCCTTGCAGTTTAA